The following are from one region of the Ischnura elegans chromosome X, ioIscEleg1.1, whole genome shotgun sequence genome:
- the LOC124171397 gene encoding uncharacterized protein LOC124171397 has translation MVEIKEQLDSLSDQVARLKGASSNGETKDDLIFEQEFQFPNRSVQDLKRVEEKLSSSLAFRKYLTKYIQNRASFPLLGNLSAKEQKKFFKARKIFLKLSMFCLLQCKVRSKQLAALLLICQQSNIH, from the exons ATGGTAGAGATAAAGGAGCAGTTAGACTCTCTATCAGATCAAGTAGCTAGACTCAAAGGGGCATCAAGCAATGGGGAGACCAAGGATGACCTAATATTTGAGCAAGAGTTCCAGTTCCCAAATCGTAGTGTGCAAGACCTGAAGAGAGTTGAAGAGAAACTGTCATCTAGCTTGGCATTCAGGAAGTACTTG ACCAAATACATTCAAAACAGAGCAAGCTTCCCACTTCTTGGTAATCTATCTGCTAAGGagcaaaagaaatttttcaaagcaaggaaaattttcctcaaacTATCAATGTTTTGCTTG TTGCAATGCAAAGTAAGGTCGAAGCAGTTGGCAGCTCTCCTATTGATATGCCAGCAATCAAACATTCACTGA